Proteins encoded together in one Catalinimonas alkaloidigena window:
- a CDS encoding NAD(P)/FAD-dependent oxidoreductase, whose protein sequence is MHQQHTLILPPDLAYQEDALRDEVRRRFSLSSDTAVRVARRSIDARGRQVRVNVTVDVGNALPPLIDFVKDYPDVSQADPVVIVGAGPAGLFAALRLIEKGLKPIVLERGQDVRMRRRDLAAINKEHVVNPESNYCFGEGGAGTYSDGKLYTRSKKRGDVRRILEIMVAHGATSEILVDAHPHIGTNKLPNLVMALRESIRDAGGEVHFDTKVTDLLLQEGELRGVVTQAGDRIEGLGVILATGHSARDVFELLHRRGVYLEAKPFAMGVRVEHPQALIDRIQYNCEDRGPYLPASSYALVSQVNFEGLKRGVFSFCMCPGGFIVPAATAPGEVVVNGMSPSRRDSRYANSGIVVSVEPEDWQRFADLGPLAGLALQREVEQRACAVAGGTQNAPAQRLGDFVHRKVSSSLLDTSYQPGLTSVVMDDVLPPFISERLRRGFQDFGRKMRGYFTNDAQIVGVESRTSSPVRIPRDRETLEHVQLKRLYPCGEGAGFAGGIMSAALDGERCAEALAVLYAKKA, encoded by the coding sequence ATGCACCAGCAACATACCCTCATTCTTCCGCCGGACCTCGCGTACCAGGAAGACGCCCTGCGCGACGAAGTACGCCGCCGCTTTTCCCTTTCTTCTGACACCGCCGTGCGGGTCGCCCGCCGTTCCATCGACGCCCGCGGACGTCAGGTGCGCGTCAACGTCACGGTAGACGTAGGCAATGCATTGCCGCCACTTATTGACTTCGTCAAAGACTATCCCGACGTCTCGCAGGCCGATCCGGTCGTGATCGTGGGGGCGGGGCCAGCCGGGTTGTTTGCGGCCTTGCGCCTGATCGAGAAGGGCCTGAAACCTATTGTCCTGGAACGGGGGCAAGACGTGCGGATGCGGCGGCGCGACCTGGCAGCGATCAACAAAGAACACGTCGTCAATCCCGAATCCAATTACTGTTTCGGGGAGGGCGGGGCCGGCACGTATTCGGACGGAAAGCTGTACACGCGCTCCAAAAAACGCGGCGACGTGCGGCGTATTCTGGAAATTATGGTCGCCCACGGCGCTACGTCCGAAATTCTGGTCGACGCGCATCCGCACATCGGCACCAACAAGTTGCCCAACCTGGTGATGGCGCTTCGCGAAAGCATTCGGGACGCCGGGGGCGAAGTCCATTTCGATACGAAAGTCACTGACCTGCTTTTGCAGGAAGGCGAGCTGCGGGGTGTGGTCACCCAGGCGGGCGACCGGATCGAAGGGTTGGGCGTCATTCTGGCGACCGGCCACTCGGCGCGCGACGTCTTCGAACTGTTGCACCGGCGCGGCGTCTACCTGGAGGCCAAACCGTTTGCAATGGGCGTCCGAGTGGAGCACCCGCAGGCGCTCATCGACCGCATCCAATACAACTGCGAAGACCGGGGGCCGTACCTGCCCGCTTCGTCGTACGCACTGGTGTCGCAGGTCAATTTCGAGGGACTGAAACGGGGTGTCTTTTCGTTTTGCATGTGTCCGGGTGGGTTTATCGTGCCCGCGGCCACCGCTCCCGGCGAGGTTGTCGTCAACGGCATGTCGCCTTCCCGCCGCGATTCCAGGTACGCCAATTCGGGCATTGTGGTCTCCGTAGAGCCGGAAGATTGGCAACGGTTCGCAGACCTCGGACCGCTGGCCGGGCTGGCCCTGCAACGCGAAGTCGAGCAACGCGCCTGCGCCGTGGCAGGGGGAACGCAAAACGCCCCGGCCCAACGCCTCGGCGATTTTGTGCACCGCAAAGTCTCTTCTTCGTTGCTCGACACTTCCTACCAACCAGGCCTGACTTCCGTGGTGATGGACGACGTGTTGCCTCCGTTCATCAGTGAGCGGCTGCGCCGCGGCTTCCAGGATTTTGGCCGGAAAATGCGCGGCTATTTCACCAACGATGCCCAGATCGTCGGGGTGGAGAGCCGTACGTCGTCGCCGGTGCGCATTCCCCGGGATAGAGAAACCCTCGAACACGTTCAGCTCAAACGACTTTATCCCTGCGGAGAAGGGGCCGGGTTTGCCGGAGGCATCATGTCGGCCGCCCTCGACGGCGAACGCTGCGCCGAAGCCCTGGCCGTGCTGTATGCGAAAAAAGCTTAG
- a CDS encoding tryptophan 2,3-dioxygenase family protein, whose product MSDPKPKSSGTPSAASSELDPDLLDKIRALKEKYGTTGQDLPAYLEGLLYTDYLNYWDYIHLDALLGLQTPRTEFPDEMVFIVYHQTTELYFKLVRWEQEQLADDPHLTAETFLMRLERMNRYFKILITSFEVMVEGMEPAQFRKFRMALLPASGFQSVQYRLIELASTDLINLVNRDQREGLRGASLEAMYQEVYWKRGATELATGDETLTLQHFERKYRDELLRTAHRFQEKNLWQKYLTLDVDDVQRETVKVAMRAFDLSVNVTWPMAHLRSAGKYLHREPEVIAATGGTNWQKYLPPRFQQRIFFPELWEESERSAWGTRAMSNEKRNGYVASSEETSPKSD is encoded by the coding sequence ATGTCCGATCCGAAACCTAAGTCTTCCGGCACTCCGTCGGCAGCTTCTTCCGAACTTGATCCTGATCTGCTGGACAAAATCCGGGCACTAAAAGAGAAGTATGGCACCACAGGACAGGATTTACCCGCCTACCTGGAAGGCCTGCTTTACACCGACTACCTGAATTACTGGGACTACATTCACCTCGATGCGCTGTTGGGACTCCAGACGCCCCGTACGGAGTTTCCCGACGAGATGGTGTTCATCGTCTATCATCAAACCACGGAGCTGTACTTCAAGCTGGTGCGCTGGGAACAGGAACAGCTCGCCGACGATCCGCACCTGACGGCCGAGACGTTTCTGATGCGCCTGGAGCGCATGAATCGCTATTTCAAGATCCTGATTACCTCGTTCGAGGTGATGGTTGAGGGCATGGAGCCGGCGCAGTTCCGCAAGTTCCGGATGGCCCTGTTGCCCGCCAGTGGGTTTCAGTCCGTGCAGTACCGGTTGATCGAACTGGCCTCGACCGATCTGATCAACCTGGTGAACCGCGACCAGCGGGAGGGCCTGCGCGGCGCCTCGCTGGAAGCGATGTACCAGGAAGTGTACTGGAAGCGCGGCGCGACCGAACTGGCCACCGGCGACGAAACGCTTACCCTGCAACATTTCGAGCGAAAATACCGCGACGAACTGCTGCGGACCGCCCACCGCTTCCAGGAAAAGAACCTGTGGCAGAAGTACCTGACGCTGGACGTGGACGATGTTCAGCGCGAGACGGTCAAAGTTGCCATGCGGGCCTTCGACCTGAGTGTGAACGTTACCTGGCCGATGGCGCACCTGCGTTCGGCCGGCAAGTACCTGCATCGCGAACCGGAAGTGATTGCCGCCACCGGCGGAACCAACTGGCAGAAATACCTGCCTCCCCGCTTCCAGCAGCGCATTTTCTTTCCCGAATTGTGGGAAGAATCCGAGCGCAGTGCCTGGGGGACGCGCGCCATGTCGAACGAAAAGCGCAACGGATATGTCGCTTCTTCGGAAGAGACTTCGCCCAAATCTGACTAA
- a CDS encoding nucleoside hydrolase, with amino-acid sequence MPYWLALSGVLAGIACQPSGKPQDRATTPDVASDTAAPVSVIFDTDFGPDYDDVGALALLHALADQGRVRILATVASNRHPLVAPSIDVLNTYFGRPDLPIGAPPAGSVNLGAVQYWPDTLVAHYPHAVASTGEVSDAVTLYRRVLSAQPDTSVIIVSVGFLTNLRDLLQSAPDSLSPLPGEALVKQKVKQWVAMAGRFPEGREFNVYTDSTAAREAIEHWPTPILFSGFEIGQRVKTGLRLVADGPAESPVRHAFAISMPLAEEDSAGRMSWDQTATLAAVMSPAPFYRVQRGYFVSQPDGSNGWRDDPNGPHAYLVEKTAPDSVARVIESLMMHQPDTNGR; translated from the coding sequence GTGCCGTACTGGCTTGCGCTTTCCGGTGTGTTGGCAGGCATCGCTTGCCAGCCCTCCGGAAAGCCGCAGGACCGTGCCACTACCCCTGACGTCGCCTCCGATACCGCCGCGCCGGTGTCCGTGATTTTCGATACCGACTTTGGTCCCGATTACGACGACGTGGGTGCTCTGGCGCTGTTGCATGCGCTGGCCGACCAGGGACGCGTACGCATTTTGGCGACGGTGGCCTCCAACCGGCATCCGCTGGTAGCGCCCAGCATCGACGTACTCAATACCTATTTTGGCCGTCCGGATTTGCCGATCGGCGCGCCGCCGGCGGGCAGTGTCAACTTGGGCGCTGTCCAGTACTGGCCCGATACGCTGGTGGCCCACTATCCGCATGCCGTCGCCTCCACCGGCGAGGTGTCAGATGCCGTTACGCTCTACCGCCGCGTGCTGTCAGCCCAGCCCGATACCAGCGTCATCATCGTCTCCGTCGGTTTTCTGACCAACCTGCGTGACCTCCTCCAGTCAGCTCCCGATTCGCTGTCGCCGTTGCCGGGCGAAGCTTTGGTCAAACAAAAAGTAAAACAATGGGTGGCCATGGCCGGGCGCTTTCCCGAAGGGCGGGAGTTCAACGTCTACACGGACTCGACGGCCGCGCGCGAAGCAATCGAGCACTGGCCGACGCCGATTCTGTTCAGCGGGTTCGAAATCGGGCAACGCGTCAAAACGGGCCTGCGGTTGGTGGCCGATGGTCCGGCCGAAAGCCCTGTGCGCCATGCCTTTGCCATCAGCATGCCACTGGCCGAAGAAGATTCGGCCGGGCGGATGAGTTGGGATCAGACGGCAACGCTGGCCGCCGTGATGAGCCCTGCGCCGTTCTATCGGGTGCAGCGGGGGTATTTTGTGTCCCAACCCGACGGCAGCAACGGCTGGCGTGACGATCCGAACGGCCCACACGCCTACCTGGTCGAAAAGACGGCCCCTGATTCGGTGGCCCGGGTGATCGAATCCCTGATGATGCACCAGCCCGATACCAACGGACGGTGA
- a CDS encoding YciI family protein — protein sequence MPQFIVTAHDYTDPQALERRMSVREAHLENVRKLKADGKFVIGGATLDAEGKMNGSVAIFDFPTQEELEAFLSTDPYVAGRVWETYEIKPYRVANV from the coding sequence ATGCCCCAGTTCATTGTAACGGCCCACGATTACACCGACCCGCAGGCGCTGGAACGCCGCATGTCCGTGCGCGAAGCTCATCTGGAAAATGTTCGCAAGCTGAAAGCCGACGGCAAGTTTGTGATTGGGGGCGCAACGCTGGATGCGGAAGGCAAGATGAACGGCTCCGTGGCCATTTTCGACTTTCCGACGCAGGAAGAGCTGGAAGCTTTTCTGAGCACCGACCCCTACGTGGCGGGGCGCGTCTGGGAAACGTACGAGATCAAACCTTACCGGGTCGCCAACGTCTGA
- a CDS encoding RNA polymerase sigma factor has translation MKLRFTRTDRQYTHEKELVQDCQAGVRAAQRHLYEHYAPKMLVVCQRYLRDDYEAEDALVRGFTKVFQHLHQYEGNGSFEGWIRRIMVNEALMQLRKSRLMFVHTEVEALQYQPDYRTVDTSLEAEDLMNLVCQLPDGYRTVFNLYAIEGYSHKEIADQLGISESTSKSQLSRARVLLQEYLRKSDLYSKKKASHARES, from the coding sequence ATGAAGCTGCGTTTTACTCGTACGGATCGCCAGTATACTCACGAGAAGGAGTTGGTACAAGACTGCCAAGCGGGCGTTCGGGCCGCCCAACGGCACCTGTACGAACACTACGCGCCGAAGATGCTGGTGGTTTGCCAACGTTACCTGCGCGACGACTACGAAGCCGAAGACGCGCTGGTGCGGGGGTTTACGAAGGTGTTCCAACACCTGCATCAGTACGAAGGGAACGGCAGTTTCGAAGGGTGGATCCGCCGGATTATGGTAAACGAAGCGCTGATGCAACTGCGCAAAAGCCGCCTGATGTTTGTCCATACAGAAGTAGAAGCCCTACAGTACCAGCCGGACTACCGGACAGTCGACACCTCGCTGGAAGCCGAAGACCTGATGAACCTGGTCTGCCAGTTGCCCGACGGTTACCGCACGGTGTTCAACCTGTACGCCATCGAAGGCTATTCGCACAAAGAGATTGCCGACCAGCTCGGCATCTCGGAAAGTACCTCAAAATCGCAACTCAGTCGGGCGCGCGTTCTGTTGCAGGAATACCTGCGGAAAAGCGACCTGTACTCTAAAAAAAAAGCTAGCCATGCAAGAGAATCGTGA
- a CDS encoding acyl-CoA dehydrogenase family protein, with product MIPTQTPDTQRTRKAPDLFESPDFYDLDDLLTDEHKLIRSTMREFVKREISPIIEDCAERAHFPYEIVRKFGEIGAFGPTIPTEYGGGGLDYIAYGLIMQEIERGDSGMRSTASVQGSLVMFPIYEFGSEAQRQKYLPKLASGEWLGCFGLTEPDHGSNPGGMRSTLRDAGDHYVLNGSKMWISNSPKADVAVVWAKDDNGRIKGVIVEKGMEGFSAPEIHGKWSLRASITGELVFDNVKIPKENVLPGKDGLGAPLKCLDSARYGIAWGALGAAMDCYDTARRYALERHQFGKPIASFQLVQKKLSEMLTEITKGQLLVLRLGQLKNAGKATTAQVSMAKRNNVEIALNIAREARQILGGMGITNDYPIMRHMMNLESVVTYEGTHDIHLLILGQEITGIQAFK from the coding sequence ATGATTCCTACACAAACACCTGATACCCAGCGCACTCGCAAGGCCCCAGACCTGTTTGAGTCGCCGGATTTTTACGACCTCGACGATCTGCTGACCGACGAGCACAAGCTGATTCGCAGCACGATGCGCGAGTTTGTGAAACGTGAAATTTCGCCCATCATCGAAGATTGTGCCGAGCGTGCCCACTTCCCCTACGAGATCGTGCGCAAGTTTGGAGAGATCGGTGCCTTCGGCCCTACCATTCCGACGGAATACGGCGGCGGCGGACTCGATTACATTGCCTACGGGCTCATCATGCAGGAAATCGAACGCGGCGACTCGGGCATGCGCTCCACGGCGTCGGTGCAGGGGTCGCTCGTGATGTTCCCGATCTACGAATTTGGCTCGGAAGCACAGCGGCAGAAATACCTTCCCAAACTGGCCTCGGGCGAGTGGCTCGGCTGTTTCGGTCTGACCGAACCCGACCACGGCTCCAACCCCGGCGGCATGCGCTCTACGCTGCGCGACGCCGGCGACCATTACGTGTTGAACGGCAGCAAGATGTGGATCTCCAACTCGCCCAAAGCAGACGTGGCGGTCGTTTGGGCCAAAGACGACAACGGACGCATCAAAGGGGTGATTGTGGAGAAAGGCATGGAAGGCTTTTCGGCGCCGGAAATCCACGGCAAGTGGTCGCTCCGCGCCAGCATCACCGGCGAACTGGTCTTCGACAACGTTAAAATCCCGAAAGAAAACGTCCTGCCCGGCAAAGACGGCCTCGGTGCACCGCTCAAATGCCTCGACTCCGCCCGGTATGGCATTGCCTGGGGGGCACTAGGCGCGGCGATGGACTGTTACGACACGGCCCGCCGCTACGCGCTGGAACGCCATCAGTTCGGCAAACCCATTGCATCGTTCCAACTGGTGCAGAAGAAGCTTTCGGAAATGCTGACCGAAATTACCAAAGGGCAACTGCTGGTGCTGCGCCTCGGCCAACTGAAAAATGCCGGAAAAGCCACCACGGCGCAGGTCTCGATGGCGAAACGCAACAACGTGGAGATCGCGCTGAACATCGCCCGCGAAGCCCGGCAAATCCTCGGCGGCATGGGCATCACGAACGATTACCCCATCATGCGCCACATGATGAACCTGGAATCGGTTGTGACCTATGAAGGTACGCACGACATCCACCTGCTCATTCTCGGTCAGGAAATCACCGGCATCCAGGCCTTTAAATAA
- a CDS encoding cold-shock protein, with product MKTGKVKFFNREKGYGFIVSDESNEEVFVHSSGLVHEIQQNDRVTYDLKQGKKGLNAINVEKIA from the coding sequence ATGAAAACCGGCAAAGTAAAATTTTTTAATCGTGAGAAAGGATACGGGTTTATCGTATCCGATGAATCAAACGAAGAGGTGTTCGTCCATTCCAGCGGCCTTGTGCACGAAATTCAGCAGAACGATCGTGTCACGTACGACCTGAAGCAGGGGAAAAAGGGCTTGAACGCGATTAATGTTGAGAAGATTGCGTAA
- a CDS encoding phospho-sugar mutase: MDMTTQSRVDQWLHGAYDEESKRQIRSLMERGSEKDLIDAFYKDLEFGTGGLRGLMGPGTNRMNRYTVGMATQGLFNYLAKSFPGETIKVAIAHDSRNNSDYFARVTADVFTANGAEVYFFRELRPTPELSFSIRELGCHSGVVITASHNPKEYNGYKAYWQDGAQMVAPHDKNVIAEVKNIKDPGDVKFTGDESKMHYLGENIDQKYLDRIAGLSVFPDVIQRQKDLSIVYTPIHGTGITMVPKVLARVGFTNVHVVEEQAQPDGNFPTVIYPNPEESEAMSMAVTKAKNLNADLVMATDPDSDRVGAAAKNHKGEWQLLNGNQTASLIFYYLLEAWQQAGKLEGREYIVKTVVTTDLLADVARHYGVEVYDVLTGFKFIAAIMKENEGKKTFIAGGEESYGYLVGDFVRDKDAIISCAMIAEVTAYAKDKNLSLFDLLLEIYMKFGFYKEKLISLTRKGKEGAEEIQQMMADLRANPPETINGSKLVRLIDYEMDQDRNLLTGETRPTGLPKSNVLQFITEDGSKISARPSGTEPKIKFYFSVREKLESRDAYEQVSKQLDDRVQGIIDSMKLH, translated from the coding sequence ATGGATATGACCACGCAAAGCCGCGTAGACCAATGGCTTCACGGCGCTTACGACGAAGAGTCCAAACGGCAGATCCGCTCCCTGATGGAGCGCGGCTCTGAAAAAGACCTGATCGATGCATTTTACAAAGACCTGGAATTTGGCACCGGCGGGCTTCGCGGCCTGATGGGCCCCGGTACCAACCGCATGAACCGCTACACGGTCGGCATGGCCACCCAGGGGTTGTTCAACTACCTGGCGAAAAGCTTTCCCGGCGAAACCATCAAGGTGGCCATCGCCCACGACAGCCGCAACAACAGCGACTACTTCGCCCGCGTGACGGCCGACGTCTTCACGGCCAACGGCGCCGAGGTCTACTTTTTCCGCGAGTTGCGCCCCACGCCGGAGCTGTCGTTTTCGATTCGTGAGCTGGGCTGTCACAGCGGCGTGGTCATCACGGCTTCGCACAACCCCAAGGAATACAACGGCTACAAAGCCTACTGGCAGGACGGCGCGCAGATGGTGGCACCGCACGACAAGAACGTGATCGCGGAGGTGAAAAACATCAAAGATCCGGGCGACGTGAAGTTTACGGGCGACGAGTCAAAGATGCATTACCTCGGCGAAAACATCGACCAGAAGTACCTCGACCGCATTGCCGGCCTTTCGGTATTTCCGGACGTGATTCAACGGCAGAAAGATCTGAGCATCGTGTACACGCCCATCCATGGCACCGGCATCACGATGGTCCCCAAGGTGCTGGCGCGCGTCGGTTTTACGAACGTACACGTGGTGGAAGAACAGGCGCAACCCGACGGCAACTTCCCGACGGTGATTTACCCCAACCCCGAAGAGTCGGAAGCGATGAGCATGGCCGTAACCAAGGCCAAAAACCTGAACGCCGACCTGGTTATGGCGACCGACCCCGACTCGGACCGCGTGGGCGCCGCCGCGAAAAACCACAAAGGCGAGTGGCAACTGCTGAACGGCAACCAGACCGCCTCCCTCATTTTCTACTACCTACTGGAAGCCTGGCAACAGGCCGGCAAGCTGGAAGGACGCGAGTACATCGTGAAAACCGTCGTGACGACCGACCTGCTGGCCGACGTGGCGCGTCACTACGGGGTGGAGGTCTACGACGTGCTGACCGGGTTCAAGTTCATTGCCGCCATCATGAAGGAAAACGAAGGCAAGAAGACCTTCATCGCGGGGGGCGAAGAGAGCTACGGCTACCTGGTGGGCGATTTTGTGCGCGACAAAGACGCCATCATCTCCTGCGCCATGATTGCCGAAGTAACGGCCTACGCCAAAGATAAAAACCTCAGCCTGTTTGATCTGCTGCTGGAGATCTACATGAAATTCGGTTTCTACAAAGAGAAGCTGATTTCGCTGACCCGGAAGGGCAAAGAAGGCGCGGAAGAGATTCAGCAGATGATGGCCGACCTGCGGGCCAACCCGCCGGAAACCATCAACGGGTCGAAGCTGGTGCGCCTGATCGACTACGAAATGGACCAGGACCGCAACCTGCTGACGGGCGAAACCCGCCCCACCGGCCTGCCGAAGTCGAACGTGTTGCAGTTCATCACCGAAGACGGCAGCAAAATTTCGGCACGCCCGTCGGGCACCGAACCCAAGATCAAGTTTTATTTCAGCGTCCGCGAAAAACTGGAAAGCCGCGATGCGTACGAGCAGGTCTCCAAGCAGCTCGACGACCGCGTTCAGGGCATCATCGACAGCATGAAGCTCCACTAA
- a CDS encoding toxin-antitoxin system YwqK family antitoxin, with product MLTGTAAAQQLTTRWYDDEHTHLKSRFFVAPDGQLWGSYEQYYSHGLLMVKGQYERGVATGTWTWYHENGKPRMRGLLRANQPVGHWQYFDKEGRLEQEGNWEAGRKVGEWRFYHPNGTLSERGVFAGETRIGVWRGYDAEGNLLNERTYQGDVARYVGYYPSGEVRAEGWLHHEASDSLWRYYHENGHLQAIGEEANGQRVGPWRFFHPNDTLAAEGGYRQGAKDGTWVYYHEDGSVSARGTEQAGLKEGAWEMLYPSGKFKAQLHFNNGNGPYEEYYENGMLKMRGQMQEGVPAGAWEFFNENGWQEGKAQYEQGQGHYVGFYPDGKLKTEGAMEGFERVGEWTFYTPEGLLAGYYQAYQTPSIEATLAVRDSLGPVDKPDLILRRRRLRYFRPRVNELRTVIVSTNPLATAFGQLPLSIEYYLENRLGYELGINWLRNPFFYKPSDAYLNRPFRTGYAVELRQKLYHPGGLLDVWYWGQELQYVNRTHQAFVRDSVGQLSSPRLLAAREKRYALSFLMGARQFWRWEGAHLALDFYGGVGIGYRTIERDWEIENPEWRSVFKRQLNSRVIVPVRVGVTAGYFF from the coding sequence ATGCTAACGGGAACCGCGGCGGCGCAACAGCTCACCACCCGTTGGTACGACGACGAGCATACGCATCTGAAATCCCGCTTTTTTGTGGCTCCCGACGGACAACTGTGGGGCAGTTACGAGCAATACTATTCTCATGGCCTGCTGATGGTCAAAGGCCAGTACGAGCGCGGCGTCGCGACCGGCACCTGGACCTGGTACCACGAAAACGGCAAACCCCGCATGCGCGGCTTGTTGCGCGCCAACCAGCCCGTAGGGCACTGGCAGTACTTCGACAAGGAAGGCCGGCTGGAACAGGAAGGCAACTGGGAGGCCGGACGCAAGGTCGGCGAGTGGCGCTTCTACCATCCCAACGGCACCCTCAGCGAGCGAGGCGTGTTCGCGGGTGAAACGCGCATCGGAGTCTGGCGCGGGTACGACGCCGAAGGCAATCTCCTCAACGAACGAACCTATCAGGGCGACGTGGCGCGCTACGTAGGGTATTATCCTTCGGGCGAGGTGCGTGCCGAAGGCTGGTTGCACCACGAAGCCAGCGACAGCCTCTGGCGCTATTATCACGAAAACGGACATTTGCAGGCCATCGGCGAGGAGGCTAACGGCCAGCGCGTAGGGCCTTGGCGCTTTTTTCACCCGAACGATACGCTGGCTGCCGAAGGCGGGTACCGGCAGGGGGCCAAAGACGGTACCTGGGTGTATTACCACGAAGACGGGTCGGTCAGTGCACGGGGCACCGAACAAGCCGGATTGAAAGAAGGGGCGTGGGAGATGCTCTACCCCAGCGGGAAATTCAAGGCGCAGCTGCACTTCAACAACGGCAACGGTCCCTACGAGGAGTACTATGAGAACGGGATGCTGAAAATGCGCGGGCAAATGCAAGAAGGGGTGCCCGCTGGTGCCTGGGAATTCTTCAACGAAAACGGCTGGCAGGAGGGCAAAGCCCAGTACGAACAGGGGCAGGGCCACTACGTGGGATTTTATCCGGACGGCAAACTCAAAACCGAAGGCGCCATGGAAGGGTTCGAGCGGGTCGGCGAGTGGACGTTCTATACGCCCGAAGGTCTGTTGGCCGGCTATTATCAGGCGTACCAAACGCCGTCGATAGAAGCCACGCTGGCCGTGCGCGATTCGCTGGGCCCGGTCGATAAGCCCGATCTGATCTTGCGTCGCCGTCGTTTGCGCTACTTCCGCCCCCGGGTGAACGAACTGCGTACGGTCATCGTCAGTACCAACCCGCTGGCGACCGCGTTCGGGCAGCTGCCGCTGTCGATCGAGTATTACCTGGAAAACCGGCTGGGCTACGAGCTGGGCATCAACTGGCTACGCAATCCCTTTTTCTACAAACCCTCCGACGCGTACCTGAATCGTCCGTTCCGCACGGGCTATGCTGTCGAGTTGCGGCAAAAGCTTTACCACCCTGGCGGTCTGCTCGACGTGTGGTATTGGGGGCAGGAGTTGCAGTACGTGAACCGAACGCACCAGGCTTTTGTCCGCGATTCGGTGGGCCAGCTCAGTTCCCCTCGCCTGCTGGCCGCCCGCGAAAAACGGTATGCGCTCTCGTTCCTGATGGGCGCACGCCAGTTCTGGCGATGGGAGGGGGCGCATCTGGCGCTTGATTTCTACGGGGGCGTCGGCATTGGGTACCGTACCATCGAACGCGACTGGGAGATCGAGAACCCCGAGTGGCGGTCGGTCTTCAAACGGCAACTGAACAGCCGTGTCATTGTGCCGGTGCGGGTGGGCGTCACGGCCGGGTACTTTTTCTAG
- a CDS encoding T9SS type A sorting domain-containing protein: MIRTLTFSALSFATGLAFAQTQPHLSNGRTADLPPSASPKHPMLALPPAEAPLRLDSTVAYRFHSPEDSVKSLKYIPTVTTQGETSTQLLNGYEWNATEENWVHYTRSEAQSRPTEAPSPSTQVIWHLTRGYHDPAHVQSLWLGDASYNWDKDDSLWTGIRKEANVYNEAGQLTQLNLFSWNSYQHQWQDRFYSRVNYTYEEDGTWQGFTSDYWLDDELVEGYVEGQVTYEAEGAVTLVQTLLDRATETMEPIAKQHVTYDENDHLASWTSYKWDDAKDDWTGEMQITYAYTPSGQLLEATEYVWYAYDSVWAELSQYRFTYHETGERNAVSQYVWDQETEQWALWLKSYDYYNAVTSQRNALTTDTWHTYPNPVQGTLNVALPRETYQAQVRLFSLTGQLMQQTTLTQPHGQLDVRQTPAGTYFLELQTEQGRAVRKVVIQ; the protein is encoded by the coding sequence ATGATTCGTACCCTTACGTTTTCCGCACTTTCGTTCGCTACCGGTTTGGCGTTTGCCCAAACCCAGCCGCACCTCTCCAACGGCAGAACGGCCGATCTGCCGCCGTCGGCGAGCCCAAAGCACCCCATGCTGGCGCTTCCGCCGGCCGAGGCACCGCTTCGGTTAGACAGCACGGTAGCTTACCGATTTCACTCTCCGGAGGATTCGGTAAAGAGTCTTAAATACATTCCTACCGTAACCACTCAGGGCGAAACCTCTACCCAGCTACTTAATGGGTACGAGTGGAATGCAACCGAAGAAAACTGGGTACACTACACCCGTTCAGAAGCGCAATCTCGGCCCACGGAGGCCCCATCCCCTTCTACGCAGGTAATCTGGCACCTCACCAGAGGGTATCATGACCCGGCCCATGTGCAATCGCTGTGGCTCGGCGATGCATCCTATAATTGGGACAAAGACGATAGCCTTTGGACCGGGATTCGAAAAGAAGCGAATGTATATAACGAAGCTGGTCAGCTCACGCAACTCAACCTGTTTTCCTGGAACAGTTATCAGCACCAATGGCAGGACCGTTTCTACAGCCGAGTCAACTACACGTACGAGGAAGACGGCACCTGGCAAGGCTTTACGAGCGACTACTGGCTCGACGACGAACTGGTCGAAGGGTACGTAGAAGGTCAGGTCACGTACGAGGCAGAAGGTGCCGTTACGCTGGTACAGACACTCCTCGATCGTGCTACCGAGACGATGGAGCCGATCGCGAAACAGCACGTGACCTACGACGAAAACGACCACCTGGCCTCGTGGACCAGCTACAAATGGGATGATGCAAAAGACGACTGGACAGGCGAAATGCAGATTACCTATGCGTACACCCCCAGCGGCCAACTACTGGAAGCCACCGAATACGTCTGGTATGCATACGATAGCGTGTGGGCAGAGCTGTCCCAGTATCGCTTCACTTACCACGAGACCGGCGAACGCAACGCGGTTTCCCAGTATGTGTGGGATCAGGAAACAGAACAGTGGGCGCTCTGGCTCAAATCGTACGATTATTACAACGCAGTGACTTCGCAGCGCAATGCACTCACCACCGACACGTGGCACACGTATCCGAACCCGGTGCAGGGTACGCTCAACGTTGCGCTGCCTCGGGAGACGTACCAGGCCCAGGTCCGGCTCTTTTCGCTCACGGGGCAGCTGATGCAGCAGACCACGCTGACCCAACCGCACGGTCAGCTGGACGTACGCCAGACGCCGGCAGGCACTTATTTTCTCGAACTGCAAACCGAGCAAGGTCGGGCCGTTCGGAAAGTCGTGATTCAATAA